A window of the Lolium perenne isolate Kyuss_39 chromosome 7, Kyuss_2.0, whole genome shotgun sequence genome harbors these coding sequences:
- the LOC127316465 gene encoding desmethyl-deoxy-podophyllotoxin synthase codes for MASPPLYLLILLPLLAIIPFLCLNRRRRSCAAVRLRLPPSPWALPVLGHLHHLARDQPHRAMRDLARRHGPLILLRLGGLPVVVASSADAAREVMVSRDVDFATRHMSRMVRLSIAQGAEGIIFAPYGDEWRQMRKICTVELLSARRVRSFRPVREEEAGRLLRAVAASPGTAVNLSELLWAYAADSSVRAIVGSRFKDRDAFMEILQRGLKLFAGMSLPDLYPSSRLAMLVSRTPGRMRQHRQQIAAFMDAVVQEHQENRAAAGEEEDLLDVLLRIQQEGGLQFPLTTANIKSAVGDMFAGGSETAATTLQWTMSELVRNPKVMRKAQDEVRRALAGQPTVAEASLADLSYMHMVIKEALRLHPPGPLLLPRECRSDGCRVLGFDVPKGTMVLVNAWAISRDPIHWGADAEEFVPERFESGGVDFKGSDMEYTPFGAGRRMCPGMAFGLANLELALAGLLYHFDWKMHGGADAGELDMTEEMGVTVRRRHDLKLVPVVRVPVPLD; via the exons ATGGCGTCGCCGCCGCTCTACCTGCTGATCCTCCTCCCTCTCCTGGCAATCATCCCATTCCTCTGCCTCAACCGCCGCCGCAGGAGCTGCGCGGCCGTCCGTCTCCGCCTGCCTCCTTCTCCATGGGCGCTCCCGGTGCTCGGCCATCTCCACCACCTCGCCCGGGACCAGCCGCACCGCGCCATGCGCGACCTCGCGCGGCGCCACGGTCCGCTCATACTGCTCCGCCTCGGCGGACTCCCCGTCGTCGTCGCCTCCTCCGCCGACGCCGCGCGCGAGGTCATGGTGTCCCGCGACGTCGACTTCGCCACCCGCCACATGAGCCGCATGGTGCGCCTGTCCATCGCCCAGGGCGCCGAGGGGATCATATTCGCGCCGTACGGCGACGAGTGGCGGCAGATGCGCAAGATCTGCACCGTCGAGCTGCTCAGCGCACGGCGCGTGCGATCCTTCCGCCCCGTccgcgaggaggaggccggccggctGCTCCGTGCCGTCGCGGCGTCTCCGGGGACGGCGGTGAACCTCAGCGAGCTCCTGTGGGCGTACGCTGCCGACTCGTCGGTGCGCGCCATCGTCGGGAGCAGGTTCAAGGACCGGGACGCGTTCATGGAGATCCTGCAGCGCGGGCTCAAGCTGTTCGCCGGGATGAGCTTGCCGGACCTCTACCCGTCGTCGCGCCTCGCCATGCTCGTCAGCCGGACGCCGGGCCGGATGAGGCAGCACCGCCAGCAGATCGCCGCGTTCATGGACGCCGTCGTCCAGGAGCACCAGGAGAACCGGGCGgccgccggcgaggaggaggacctGCTCGACGTGCTCCTTAGGATCCAGCAGGAAGGCGGCCTGCAGTTCCCTCTGACAACTGCCAACATCAAGTCGGCCGTCGGC GACATGTTCGCCGGGGGCAGCGAGACGGCTGCAACCACGCTGCAGTGGACCATGTCGGAGCTTGTGAGGAACCCGAAGGTGATGCGGAAGGCGCAGGACGAGGTGCGGCGAGCGCTCGCCGGACAGCCCACGGTGGCCGAGGCTTCCCTCGCCGACCTGAGCTACATGCACATGGTGATCAAGGAGGCGCTCCGGCTGCACCCGCCGGGGCCTCTGCTGCTGCCGCGGGAGTGCCGCAGCGACGGCTGCCGGGTGCTAGGCTTCGACGTGCCCAAGGGGACAATGGTGCTCGTCAACGCCTGGGCCATCAGCAGAGACCCGATCCACTGGGGCGCTGATGCCGAGGAGTTCGTGCCGGAGAGGTTCGAGAGCGGCGGCGTCGACTTCAAGGGGTCGGACATGGAGTACACGCCGTTCGGGGCGGGCCGGCGGATGTGCCCGGGCATGGCATTTGGCCTGGCGAACTTGGAGCTCGCGCTCGCCGGGCTGCTGTACCATTTTGACTGGAAGATGCACGGCGGGGCGGATGCAGGGGAGCTCGACATGACGGAGGAGATGGGCGTCACCGTGCGCCGGCGCCATGACCTCAAACTTGTTCCCGTGGTCAGAGTGCCCGTACCACTAGACTAG
- the LOC127316463 gene encoding uncharacterized protein isoform X2, producing MTAAVADRRKRRAEDPSAVLPQLLAKRGRCSPASAARAVEDLGISLDYDPLDALQLIFPDADPQLLRGYFEASGNVLDAAIRGFKDHLASGSETASAGAASSQASGGPELNTPTNGTEWAELIVKEMLSASDMIDAKNRALRILELLEKSTSRCITPDEQKMREEHKILKQMLVTLVPQNSILKRGFLIQHNRLKDYHDMVQERSQFKEIVAKYQNQIKALEDRNYVLSYHLAQSKNSTSGHRNPDVF from the exons ATGACGGCTGCCGTCGCGGACAGGCGGAAGCGCCGGGCGGAGGACCCCTCGGCGGTGCTCCCGCAGCTGCTGGCGAAGCGGGGGCGGTGCTCGCCGGCCTCCGCCGCCAGGGCCGTCGAGGACCTCGGGATCAGCCTCGACTACGACCCGCTCGACGCGCTCCAGCTCATCTTCCCCGACGCCGACCCGCAG CTTCTACGAGGCTATTTCGAAGCGTCGGGAAATGTATTGGATGCTGCAATCAGAGGCTTCAAGGATCATTTGGCGTCAGGTTCAGAAACTGCCAGTGCTGGTGCGGCCTCGTCTCAAG CATCTGGTGGGCCGGAGCTGAATACTCCAACCAACGGCACTGAATGGGCGGAGCTAATTGTCAAGGAGATGTTGTCCGCTTCGGATATGATCGACGCCAAGAACCGAGCTTTGAGGATACTTGAATTGTTGGAAAAATCAACCTCGAGGTGTATTACTCCTGATGAACAGAAAATGCGTGAG GAACACAAGATACTGAAGCAGATGCTAGTGACCCTGGTTCCCCAAAACAGCATCCTGAAGCGAGGGTTTCTCATCCAGCACAACCGCCTCAAGGACTACCATGACATGGTGCAGGAGCGGTCTCAGTTCAAGGAGATCGTTGCCAAGTACCAGAACCAGATAAAGGCACTAGAG GATAGGAACTATGTCCTGTCGTATCATCTCGCGCAATCGAAGAATAGCACGTCCGGGCATCGTAACCCTGATGTCTTCTAG
- the LOC127316463 gene encoding uncharacterized protein isoform X1 — MTAAVADRRKRRAEDPSAVLPQLLAKRGRCSPASAARAVEDLGISLDYDPLDALQLIFPDADPQLLRGYFEASGNVLDAAIRGFKDHLASGSETASAGAASSQAASGGPELNTPTNGTEWAELIVKEMLSASDMIDAKNRALRILELLEKSTSRCITPDEQKMREEHKILKQMLVTLVPQNSILKRGFLIQHNRLKDYHDMVQERSQFKEIVAKYQNQIKALEDRNYVLSYHLAQSKNSTSGHRNPDVF; from the exons ATGACGGCTGCCGTCGCGGACAGGCGGAAGCGCCGGGCGGAGGACCCCTCGGCGGTGCTCCCGCAGCTGCTGGCGAAGCGGGGGCGGTGCTCGCCGGCCTCCGCCGCCAGGGCCGTCGAGGACCTCGGGATCAGCCTCGACTACGACCCGCTCGACGCGCTCCAGCTCATCTTCCCCGACGCCGACCCGCAG CTTCTACGAGGCTATTTCGAAGCGTCGGGAAATGTATTGGATGCTGCAATCAGAGGCTTCAAGGATCATTTGGCGTCAGGTTCAGAAACTGCCAGTGCTGGTGCGGCCTCGTCTCAAG CAGCATCTGGTGGGCCGGAGCTGAATACTCCAACCAACGGCACTGAATGGGCGGAGCTAATTGTCAAGGAGATGTTGTCCGCTTCGGATATGATCGACGCCAAGAACCGAGCTTTGAGGATACTTGAATTGTTGGAAAAATCAACCTCGAGGTGTATTACTCCTGATGAACAGAAAATGCGTGAG GAACACAAGATACTGAAGCAGATGCTAGTGACCCTGGTTCCCCAAAACAGCATCCTGAAGCGAGGGTTTCTCATCCAGCACAACCGCCTCAAGGACTACCATGACATGGTGCAGGAGCGGTCTCAGTTCAAGGAGATCGTTGCCAAGTACCAGAACCAGATAAAGGCACTAGAG GATAGGAACTATGTCCTGTCGTATCATCTCGCGCAATCGAAGAATAGCACGTCCGGGCATCGTAACCCTGATGTCTTCTAG